The proteins below come from a single Streptomyces sp. B3I8 genomic window:
- a CDS encoding MAB_1171c family putative transporter → MDGSGYYLPSAAMAVALTVKAPALLRAWRDPLLRSVCVLLALAGLVFCFAAPPTIAQVNEWTGIANFSAPLVYCLLGAFSASCLVLMVNWRGGPPARTRRVNRWIIAGYGVVIAALITLFVLGSAPVERLRDFDTYYARTPYIRELIVLYLVALTVAGVAMNIMCGRWALRVRGWLRVGLLIIVVGYLCNLAYLATKFTAVIARWRGADLDYLSSDWAPVLASAGAQISAVGFCVPLACRRAGDSWQTWATYRRLGPLWRELRPVAARSHRGVRIAWWSPAELRVIQRESDIHDGMLGLYPYFDAELRLRARDAALASGADPEQARAEADAAMVAAAVRARAADPEGRMIDAAGAADARHTPADPAPPASHDGPRDLVRMSLALRQSPVVAAVRGRTATRSGSDLHE, encoded by the coding sequence ATGGACGGCTCCGGCTACTACCTTCCCTCCGCCGCGATGGCGGTGGCGCTCACCGTGAAGGCGCCCGCGCTGCTGCGCGCGTGGCGCGATCCGCTGCTGCGCTCGGTGTGCGTACTGCTCGCGCTGGCCGGGCTGGTCTTCTGCTTCGCCGCACCGCCGACGATCGCACAGGTCAACGAGTGGACCGGGATCGCGAACTTCTCGGCGCCACTGGTGTACTGCCTGCTCGGCGCGTTCAGCGCGTCCTGCCTCGTCCTGATGGTCAACTGGCGCGGCGGTCCGCCGGCCCGGACCCGCCGCGTCAACCGGTGGATCATCGCCGGGTACGGCGTGGTGATCGCCGCCCTGATCACGCTGTTCGTGCTGGGCAGCGCGCCGGTGGAGCGGCTGCGGGACTTCGACACGTACTACGCGCGCACGCCGTACATCCGCGAGCTGATCGTGCTCTACCTGGTGGCGCTGACGGTGGCGGGCGTCGCGATGAACATCATGTGCGGGCGCTGGGCGCTGCGGGTGCGCGGCTGGCTGCGGGTCGGGCTGCTCATCATCGTCGTCGGCTATCTGTGCAATCTGGCGTACCTGGCGACCAAGTTCACCGCGGTGATCGCCCGGTGGCGCGGGGCCGACCTGGACTATCTGAGCAGTGACTGGGCGCCGGTGCTGGCCTCCGCGGGGGCGCAGATCAGCGCGGTCGGCTTCTGCGTCCCGCTGGCCTGCCGCCGGGCCGGGGACAGCTGGCAGACCTGGGCCACGTACCGCCGGCTCGGCCCCCTGTGGCGCGAACTGCGGCCGGTCGCCGCCCGGTCGCACCGGGGCGTGCGGATCGCCTGGTGGTCGCCGGCCGAACTCCGGGTGATCCAACGGGAGTCCGACATCCACGACGGAATGCTCGGCCTGTACCCCTACTTCGACGCCGAGCTGCGCCTGCGCGCCCGGGACGCGGCGCTGGCCTCGGGTGCGGACCCGGAGCAGGCGCGGGCCGAGGCCGACGCGGCGATGGTGGCGGCCGCCGTGCGGGCCCGGGCCGCCGATCCGGAGGGCAGAATGATCGACGCGGCCGGCGCCGCCGATGCCCGCCACACCCCCGCCGACCCGGCCCCTCCCGCTTCCCACGACGGCCCCCGCGACCTCGTGCGGATGTCCCTCGCCCTGCGTCAGTCACCCGTCGTCGCGGCCGTCCGGGGACGGACCGCCACCAGGTCAGGAAGCGATCTCCATGAGTGA
- a CDS encoding toxin-antitoxin system, toxin component: MGIGRDMRRLCGELVAELTLPAPADPAALYAALCSGMSRRRGRPVRFRTAVFPPGTASGLWLDMAEQDLVVVEERTAPDHQLVILGHELWHMSAGHHGHHVEGAAVAARLLSDTADLQATVQSVTVHSVAARTRFDLAHEKDAESFGLLLASKCRRWLAGSPMRGPARRDDLAGRIEASLGYRGPQG, translated from the coding sequence ATGGGGATTGGCAGGGACATGCGCCGTCTGTGCGGCGAACTCGTCGCGGAGCTCACGCTCCCGGCGCCGGCGGATCCCGCCGCGCTGTACGCGGCGCTGTGCTCCGGCATGAGCCGGCGGCGCGGCCGGCCCGTGCGGTTCCGTACCGCCGTCTTCCCGCCCGGCACGGCCAGCGGGCTGTGGCTGGACATGGCCGAGCAGGACCTCGTCGTCGTCGAGGAACGCACCGCCCCCGACCACCAGTTGGTGATTCTGGGCCACGAGCTGTGGCACATGAGTGCCGGACACCACGGGCATCACGTGGAGGGCGCCGCCGTCGCCGCGCGATTACTGAGTGACACCGCCGACCTGCAGGCCACCGTCCAGTCGGTGACCGTCCACTCGGTGGCCGCCCGCACCCGGTTCGACCTGGCGCACGAGAAGGACGCCGAGAGCTTCGGTCTGCTGCTGGCCAGCAAGTGCCGCAGGTGGCTGGCCGGTTCGCCCATGCGGGGCCCTGCGCGCCGTGACGATCTGGCCGGCCGCATCGAGGCGTCGCTGGGCTACCGCGGGCCACAGGGCTGA
- a CDS encoding helix-turn-helix transcriptional regulator, with amino-acid sequence MTDGFEVPGATATGPLPAVVTRVTALADRLGVPHAQVFDTSRLSAASGVPDSVVKALLAGRPAGEPDLQARFLRRLDLLRRTRLKPNGRKYTQQEIADGAGMSRQQAGALINGDRRPTMEHCDAIQRFFRVHAGFLTADDPDALATALQHVEQELLQQLADREGAGPAAQVGADRARTEREGAPLAGEAAAGAPPAAGHDPLERLLLDHGVRGIAWRAAQLPTDEHRDKVAEWLDMLLESVKRPES; translated from the coding sequence GTGACGGATGGCTTCGAGGTTCCGGGCGCCACGGCCACGGGTCCGCTGCCGGCCGTCGTGACCCGGGTCACCGCCCTCGCCGACCGCCTCGGCGTGCCGCACGCCCAGGTGTTCGACACCAGCCGGCTCTCCGCGGCGTCGGGCGTCCCGGACTCCGTGGTGAAGGCGCTGCTCGCGGGGCGTCCCGCGGGCGAACCCGACCTGCAGGCCCGGTTCCTGCGGCGGCTGGACCTGTTGCGCCGCACCCGGCTGAAACCGAACGGTCGCAAGTACACCCAGCAGGAGATCGCGGACGGCGCGGGCATGTCACGGCAGCAGGCGGGCGCGCTGATCAACGGTGACCGCCGCCCCACGATGGAGCACTGCGACGCCATCCAGCGCTTCTTCCGCGTGCACGCCGGTTTCCTGACCGCCGACGACCCGGACGCCCTCGCCACCGCCCTCCAGCACGTCGAGCAGGAGCTGCTCCAGCAGCTCGCGGACCGGGAGGGCGCGGGCCCCGCCGCCCAGGTGGGCGCCGACCGGGCCCGTACGGAGCGGGAGGGCGCACCCCTCGCGGGAGAGGCCGCCGCGGGCGCTCCGCCCGCCGCCGGGCACGATCCGCTGGAGCGGCTGCTGCTGGACCACGGCGTGCGCGGCATCGCCTGGCGGGCCGCGCAGTTGCCCACCGACGAGCACCGCGACAAGGTCGCGGAGTGGCTGGACATGCTCCTGGAGAGCGTCAAGCGGCCCGAGTCCTGA
- a CDS encoding TetR/AcrR family transcriptional regulator: MFDDKDGLLAELAAYGFERYLAEKREALALTPDDPVADLYRGWDLHVDFGLRHPAFYMLMYGTVRPGRRPPAADEAHALLVRLLRRVAEAGRLRIPVGQATRVIHAATTGATLALIGEAPSQRDLTTSARLRDTVIASVTTGELVSSGSDLASRALALDAALETALTIGPPVAEAAVPLRATETALLREWLQHLAG; encoded by the coding sequence ATGTTCGACGACAAGGACGGACTCCTGGCCGAGCTGGCCGCCTACGGGTTCGAGAGGTATCTGGCCGAGAAGCGGGAGGCGCTGGCGCTGACCCCGGACGACCCGGTGGCAGACCTCTATCGCGGCTGGGACCTGCACGTCGACTTCGGACTGCGGCACCCCGCGTTCTACATGCTCATGTACGGCACTGTGCGGCCCGGGCGGCGGCCCCCCGCCGCGGACGAGGCGCACGCCCTGCTGGTGAGACTGCTGCGCCGCGTGGCCGAGGCCGGGCGCCTTCGGATTCCTGTGGGACAGGCGACCCGCGTCATCCACGCGGCGACGACGGGTGCCACGCTGGCACTGATCGGCGAAGCGCCCTCGCAGCGGGACCTGACCACTTCGGCGCGGCTGCGGGACACCGTCATCGCCTCCGTCACCACGGGCGAGCTCGTCTCGTCCGGGTCGGACCTGGCCTCGCGCGCGCTCGCCCTCGACGCGGCACTGGAAACCGCGCTCACCATCGGGCCCCCTGTCGCGGAGGCCGCGGTGCCCCTGAGAGCCACGGAGACAGCTCTGCTGCGCGAATGGCTGCAGCATCTGGCAGGCTGA
- a CDS encoding LacI family DNA-binding transcriptional regulator — MTRRLAEVAKKVGVSEATVSRVLNGKPGVSEATRQSVLSALDVLGYERPTQLRGERARLVGLVLPELQNPIFPAFAEVIGGALAQLGLTPVLCTQTKGGVSEADYVTLLLQQQVSGVVFAGGLYAQADAPHDHYRQLAERNIPVVLVNAAIARLGFPAVSCDDAVAVEQAWRHLASLGHERIGLVLGPADHMPSARKLAAARAVAGDALPDDAVARAIFSIEGGHAAATKLIDRGVTGFICASDPLALGVIRAARRRRLDVPGDISVVGYDDSALMNCTEPPLTTVRQPIDAMGKAAVELLNAQIAGTSVPADELLFEPELVVRGSTAQAPRS, encoded by the coding sequence ATGACACGTCGTCTCGCCGAGGTCGCGAAAAAGGTCGGGGTCAGTGAAGCCACCGTCAGCCGCGTGCTGAACGGAAAGCCGGGGGTGTCCGAGGCCACCCGGCAGTCCGTGCTGTCCGCCCTCGACGTCCTCGGGTACGAGCGCCCCACCCAGCTCCGCGGCGAACGCGCCCGCCTCGTCGGTCTCGTCCTCCCCGAGCTGCAGAACCCGATCTTCCCGGCGTTCGCCGAGGTGATCGGCGGCGCCCTCGCACAGCTCGGCCTGACCCCCGTGCTGTGCACGCAGACCAAGGGCGGCGTCTCCGAGGCCGACTACGTCACCCTGCTGCTGCAGCAGCAGGTCTCCGGCGTCGTCTTCGCCGGCGGTCTGTACGCCCAGGCCGACGCCCCGCACGACCACTACCGCCAGCTCGCCGAGCGCAACATCCCCGTCGTCCTGGTGAACGCCGCCATCGCCCGCCTCGGCTTCCCCGCCGTCTCCTGCGACGACGCCGTCGCCGTCGAGCAGGCCTGGCGCCACCTGGCCTCCCTCGGGCACGAGCGGATCGGCCTGGTCCTCGGCCCCGCCGACCACATGCCCTCCGCGCGCAAGCTCGCCGCCGCCCGCGCGGTGGCCGGCGACGCGCTGCCCGACGACGCCGTCGCCCGCGCCATCTTCTCCATCGAGGGCGGCCACGCGGCCGCGACCAAGCTCATCGACCGCGGCGTCACCGGGTTCATCTGCGCCTCCGACCCGCTCGCCCTCGGCGTCATCCGTGCCGCCCGCCGCCGCAGGCTGGACGTCCCCGGCGACATCTCCGTAGTCGGTTACGACGACTCCGCGCTGATGAACTGCACCGAACCGCCGCTGACCACCGTGCGCCAGCCCATCGACGCCATGGGCAAGGCCGCCGTGGAGCTGCTCAACGCGCAGATCGCGGGCACCTCCGTCCCCGCCGACGAACTGCTGTTCGAGCCGGAACTGGTGGTGCGCGGTTCTACCGCGCAGGCCCCTCGATCCTGA
- a CDS encoding ABC transporter substrate-binding protein yields MTRTGFRRTFVAIGVCSLASLAVTSCGSNDDDAAGGKTRITVNCEPPKSAKVDRKFFEEDIASFEKKNPDIDVVAHDAFPCQDPKTFDAKLAGGQMEDVFYTYFTDARHVVDIKQAADLTPYVKDLKSWPTLQKQLKDIYTVDGKVYGIPRTGYSMGLIYNRKLFEKAGLDPDTPPATWEEVRADAKRIAALGNGTVGYADYSAQNQGGWHFTAELYSQGGNVVGADGKKATVDTPEGHAVLRNLHDMRWNDDSMGSKQLLVINDAQQMMGSGKLGMYLAAPDNIPILVKEKGGNYKDLALAPMPGGKGTLIGGDGYMFNKKDSPAQIRAGLKWLEHMFLTPGDGFLGDYARAKRNDAPVGLPEPRLFTGAADAKDQQVKKADANVPVENYESFLKGNQTLEMKIEPPQAQQLYSVLDGVVSAVLTKKDADIDQLLKEASGKIDGILARG; encoded by the coding sequence ATGACACGCACCGGGTTCCGCCGTACCTTCGTCGCGATCGGCGTCTGTTCCCTCGCCTCCCTCGCCGTCACCTCCTGCGGCTCGAACGACGACGACGCGGCGGGCGGCAAGACCCGCATCACCGTCAACTGCGAGCCGCCGAAAAGCGCCAAGGTCGACCGGAAGTTCTTCGAGGAGGACATCGCGTCCTTCGAGAAGAAGAACCCGGACATCGACGTCGTCGCCCACGACGCCTTCCCCTGCCAGGACCCCAAGACCTTCGACGCCAAACTCGCCGGCGGCCAGATGGAGGACGTGTTCTACACGTACTTCACCGACGCGCGGCACGTCGTCGACATCAAGCAGGCCGCCGACCTCACCCCGTACGTCAAGGACCTGAAGAGCTGGCCCACCCTGCAGAAGCAGCTCAAGGACATCTACACCGTCGACGGCAAGGTCTACGGCATTCCGCGCACCGGCTACTCGATGGGCCTGATCTACAACAGGAAGCTGTTCGAGAAGGCCGGACTCGACCCGGACACGCCCCCGGCCACGTGGGAAGAGGTCCGCGCCGACGCCAAGAGGATCGCCGCGCTCGGCAACGGCACCGTCGGCTACGCCGACTACAGCGCCCAGAACCAGGGCGGCTGGCACTTCACCGCCGAGCTGTACTCCCAGGGCGGCAACGTCGTCGGCGCCGACGGCAAGAAGGCCACCGTCGACACGCCCGAGGGCCACGCCGTGCTGCGGAACCTGCACGACATGCGCTGGAACGACGACTCCATGGGCAGCAAGCAGCTCCTCGTCATCAACGACGCCCAGCAGATGATGGGTTCGGGCAAGCTCGGCATGTACCTCGCCGCCCCCGACAACATCCCGATCCTGGTCAAGGAGAAGGGCGGCAACTACAAGGACCTCGCCCTCGCGCCCATGCCCGGGGGCAAGGGCACCCTCATCGGCGGCGACGGCTACATGTTCAACAAGAAGGACAGCCCCGCCCAGATCCGCGCCGGCCTCAAGTGGCTGGAGCACATGTTCCTCACCCCCGGCGACGGCTTCCTCGGCGACTACGCCCGCGCCAAGAGGAACGACGCCCCCGTCGGCCTGCCCGAGCCGCGCCTGTTCACCGGAGCCGCCGACGCCAAGGACCAGCAGGTCAAGAAGGCCGACGCCAATGTCCCCGTCGAGAACTACGAGAGCTTCCTCAAGGGCAACCAGACCCTGGAGATGAAGATCGAGCCGCCGCAGGCCCAGCAGCTCTACTCCGTCCTCGACGGCGTCGTCTCCGCCGTCCTCACCAAGAAGGACGCCGACATCGACCAGCTTCTCAAGGAGGCCTCCGGGAAGATCGACGGCATCCTCGCCCGGGGCTGA
- a CDS encoding carbohydrate ABC transporter permease, with product MTKTASRPPAEAPAARPAPTKAPSPAPGAGRRRRLGDQARAYAFLLGGLLCFALFSWYPAIRAVVISFQKYTPGSSPEWVGTDNFTRVLHDPEFGDAWRNTLTFTGLALLIGFAVPFVLALVLNELRHAKAFFRVAVYLPVMIPPVVSALLWKWFYDPGAGLANEALRFLHLPTSNWSNGADTALVSLVLVATWANMGGTVLIYLAALQSIPGELYEAAELDGANLLQRVRHVTIPQTRFVILMLMLLQIIATMQVFTEPFVITGGGPENATVTVLYLIYKYAFLYNDFGGACALSVMLLVLLGLFSALYLRLTRTDGEDT from the coding sequence ATGACCAAGACGGCCTCCCGCCCGCCCGCCGAGGCGCCCGCCGCCCGGCCGGCCCCCACGAAGGCGCCCTCCCCGGCGCCGGGGGCCGGCCGGCGGCGCCGCCTCGGCGACCAGGCCCGCGCCTACGCCTTCCTCCTCGGCGGCCTGCTCTGCTTCGCCCTGTTCTCCTGGTACCCGGCGATCCGCGCGGTCGTGATCTCCTTCCAGAAGTACACCCCCGGCTCGTCCCCGGAGTGGGTCGGCACCGACAACTTCACCCGCGTCCTGCACGACCCCGAGTTCGGCGACGCCTGGCGCAATACGCTCACCTTCACCGGACTCGCCCTGCTCATCGGCTTCGCCGTCCCGTTCGTCCTCGCCCTGGTCCTGAACGAACTCCGGCACGCCAAGGCGTTCTTCCGCGTCGCCGTCTATCTGCCGGTGATGATCCCGCCGGTGGTCAGCGCCCTGCTGTGGAAGTGGTTCTACGACCCCGGCGCGGGCCTCGCCAACGAGGCGCTGCGGTTCCTGCACCTGCCCACGTCCAACTGGTCCAACGGCGCCGACACCGCGCTCGTCTCCCTCGTCCTCGTCGCCACCTGGGCCAACATGGGCGGCACCGTGCTGATCTACCTTGCCGCCCTGCAGTCCATCCCCGGCGAGCTCTACGAGGCCGCCGAGCTGGACGGCGCGAACCTGCTCCAGCGCGTCCGGCACGTCACGATCCCGCAGACCCGCTTCGTGATCCTCATGCTGATGCTGCTGCAGATCATCGCCACCATGCAGGTCTTCACCGAACCCTTCGTCATCACCGGCGGCGGCCCCGAGAACGCCACCGTCACCGTGCTCTACCTCATCTACAAGTACGCCTTCCTCTACAACGACTTCGGCGGCGCCTGCGCGCTCAGCGTCATGCTGCTCGTGCTGCTCGGCCTCTTCTCCGCCCTGTACCTCCGGCTCACCCGCACCGACGGGGAGGACACATGA
- a CDS encoding carbohydrate ABC transporter permease encodes MSDGTRTLVSPAALARPRGKAIYWSVFTGVVLLFALAFLFPVYWMVTGAMKSPDEVARTPPTLVPEHWHLSGYTDAWDLMQLPQHLWNTVVQAAGAWAFQLVFCTAAAYALSRLRPAFGKVILGGILATLMVPTQALVVPKYLTVADLPLLHTSLLNDPLGIWLPAVANAFNLYLLKRFFDRIPRDVLEAAEIDGAGKLRVLWSVVLPMSRPVLGVVSIFALVAVWQDFLWPLMVFSDTDKQPISVALVQLSQNIQLTVLIAAMVIASIPMVALFLVFQRHIIAGISAGSTKG; translated from the coding sequence ATGAGCGACGGCACCCGCACCCTCGTCTCCCCGGCCGCCCTGGCCCGCCCGCGCGGGAAGGCGATCTACTGGAGCGTCTTCACCGGCGTCGTCCTGCTGTTCGCGCTCGCCTTCCTCTTCCCCGTGTACTGGATGGTCACCGGCGCGATGAAGTCCCCGGACGAGGTCGCCAGGACCCCGCCCACCCTGGTTCCCGAGCACTGGCACCTCAGCGGTTACACCGACGCCTGGGACCTGATGCAGCTCCCGCAGCACCTGTGGAACACCGTCGTCCAGGCCGCCGGCGCCTGGGCCTTCCAGCTCGTGTTCTGCACCGCCGCCGCCTACGCCCTGTCCCGGCTGAGGCCCGCCTTCGGCAAGGTGATCCTCGGCGGCATCCTCGCCACCCTGATGGTGCCGACCCAGGCCCTCGTCGTGCCCAAGTACCTCACCGTCGCCGACCTGCCGCTGCTGCACACCAGTCTGCTCAACGACCCGCTCGGCATCTGGCTGCCCGCCGTCGCCAACGCCTTCAACCTCTACCTGCTCAAGCGGTTCTTCGACCGGATACCGCGAGACGTGCTGGAGGCCGCCGAGATCGACGGCGCCGGGAAACTGCGCGTCCTGTGGTCCGTCGTCCTGCCCATGTCGCGGCCCGTGCTCGGCGTGGTGTCGATCTTCGCGCTGGTCGCCGTCTGGCAGGACTTCCTCTGGCCGCTGATGGTCTTCTCCGACACCGACAAACAGCCCATCAGCGTCGCCCTCGTGCAGCTCTCGCAGAACATCCAGCTCACCGTGCTCATCGCCGCCATGGTGATCGCCAGCATCCCGATGGTCGCCCTGTTCCTCGTCTTCCAGCGGCACATCATCGCCGGCATCAGCGCGGGCAGCACCAAGGGCTGA
- a CDS encoding glycoside hydrolase family 13 protein, with protein sequence MGQPTPARKGTDWWRSAVIYQVYVRSFADGDGDGTGDLAGVRARLPHLARLGVDALWFSPWYLSPMKDGGYDVADYRTIDPAFGTLAEAEKLIAEARELGIRTIVDIVPNHVSDQHPWFRQALDGGPERELFHFRPGRGEHGELPPNDWQSEFGGPAWSRLGDGDWYLHLFAPEQPDLNWAHPAVRQEHEDVLRFWFERGVAGVRIDSAALLVKDPLLPDFTPGRDPHPYVDRDELHDVYRSWRRVADEYDGVFVGEVWLPDAERFARYLRPDELHTAFNFSFLSCPWDPARLRASIDDTLAEHAPVGAPATWVLCNHDVTRTVTRYGRADTGFDFATKAFGTPTDLALGTRRARAAALLTLALPGSVYIYQGEELGLPEADIPRERIQDPMHARSGGTDPGRDGCRVPLPWTADAPYAGFGSREEPWLPQPEGWAAYAADRQAGDPASMLALYREAIRLRPIFGDGPLTWLPAPEGVLAFTRADGVRCVVNLGEDPVVLPTPAQPLLASGPMDDDGRLPQDTAVWLRS encoded by the coding sequence GTGGGACAGCCCACCCCTGCCCGAAAAGGGACCGACTGGTGGCGCTCCGCCGTCATCTACCAGGTGTACGTCCGCAGCTTCGCCGACGGAGACGGGGACGGCACCGGCGACCTCGCGGGCGTCCGCGCCCGGCTGCCCCACCTCGCCCGACTCGGCGTCGACGCCCTCTGGTTCAGCCCCTGGTACCTCTCCCCGATGAAGGACGGCGGCTACGACGTCGCCGACTACCGCACCATCGACCCCGCCTTCGGCACCCTCGCCGAGGCCGAGAAACTCATCGCCGAGGCCCGCGAACTGGGCATCCGCACCATCGTCGACATCGTCCCCAACCACGTCTCCGACCAGCACCCCTGGTTCCGCCAGGCCCTCGACGGCGGCCCGGAGCGCGAGCTGTTCCACTTCCGGCCCGGCCGCGGCGAACACGGCGAACTCCCGCCCAACGACTGGCAGTCGGAGTTCGGCGGCCCGGCCTGGAGCCGGCTCGGCGACGGCGACTGGTACCTGCACCTGTTCGCCCCCGAACAGCCCGACCTCAACTGGGCCCATCCGGCCGTCCGCCAGGAGCACGAGGACGTCCTGCGGTTCTGGTTCGAACGGGGCGTCGCCGGCGTCCGCATCGACTCCGCCGCCCTCCTCGTCAAGGACCCCCTGCTGCCCGACTTCACCCCCGGACGCGACCCGCACCCGTACGTCGACCGCGACGAACTCCACGACGTCTACCGCTCCTGGCGCCGCGTCGCCGACGAGTACGACGGCGTCTTCGTCGGCGAGGTCTGGCTTCCCGACGCCGAGCGCTTCGCCCGCTATCTGCGCCCCGACGAACTGCACACCGCCTTCAACTTCTCCTTCCTCTCCTGCCCCTGGGACCCCGCCCGGCTGCGCGCCTCCATCGACGACACCCTCGCCGAGCACGCCCCCGTCGGCGCCCCCGCCACCTGGGTGCTCTGCAACCACGACGTGACCCGCACCGTCACCCGCTACGGCCGCGCCGACACCGGCTTCGACTTCGCCACCAAGGCCTTCGGCACCCCCACCGACCTCGCCCTCGGCACCCGCCGCGCCCGCGCCGCCGCCCTGCTCACCCTCGCGCTGCCCGGCTCGGTCTACATCTACCAGGGCGAGGAACTCGGCCTGCCCGAGGCCGACATCCCGCGCGAGCGCATCCAGGACCCGATGCACGCCCGCTCCGGCGGCACCGACCCCGGCCGCGACGGCTGCAGGGTGCCACTGCCCTGGACGGCCGACGCGCCGTACGCCGGCTTCGGCTCCCGCGAGGAGCCCTGGCTGCCGCAGCCCGAGGGCTGGGCCGCGTACGCCGCCGACCGGCAGGCCGGGGACCCCGCCTCGATGCTCGCCCTCTACCGCGAGGCGATCCGCCTCCGCCCGATCTTCGGCGACGGGCCGCTGACCTGGCTGCCCGCCCCGGAGGGAGTCCTCGCCTTCACCCGCGCCGACGGCGTCCGCTGCGTGGTGAACCTCGGCGAGGACCCCGTCGTACTCCCCACCCCCGCACAACCCCTGCTCGCCAGCGGTCCGATGGACGACGACGGACGGCTGCCGCAGGACACCGCTGTCTGGCTGCGCTCCTGA